One genomic region from Apodemus sylvaticus chromosome 1, mApoSyl1.1, whole genome shotgun sequence encodes:
- the LOC127690097 gene encoding olfactory receptor 5AN1-like, whose protein sequence is MIKGRNNTEITQFILLGFSDFPQITALLFVMFLILYITTLTWNLSLVVLIRMDSYLHTPMYFFLSNLSFIDLCYITSTVPKMLSNLFQEKQTISFVGCIVQYFIFSTMGLSESCLMTAMAYDRYAAICNPLLYSSIMSPSLCARMVMGSYTAGLMGSVSQVCALLQLHFCGPNVIRHFFCDMPQLLNLSCIDTLFAQVLLAILTTLFGFSNALAIMISYGYIILSIMKITSAKGRSKAFNTCASHLTAVSLFYTSSVFVYLSSSSGGSSSFDRFASVFYTVMIPMLNPLVYSLRNKEIRDAVKRLQRKMRGC, encoded by the coding sequence ATGATTAAAGGAAGAAACAATACTGAGATCACACAATTCATTCTTCTGGGATTCTCCGATTTCCCCCAAATCACAGCACTGCTCTTTGTTATGTTCCTCATCCTGTATATTACAACGCTGACCTGGAACCTGTCCCTGGTTGTTTTAATAAGGATGGACTCCTACCTCCATACAcctatgtacttcttcctcagtaaTCTGTCCTTTATAGACCTCTGCTATATCACTTCTACAGTCCCAAAGATGCTTTCCAACCTCTTCCAGGAAAAGCAAACTATCAGCTTTGTGGGATGCATAGTTCAATACTTTATCTTTTCCACTATGGGACTGAGTGAATCTTGCCTCATGACAGCCATGGCCTATGACAGGTATGCTGCCATTTGTAACCCTCTTCTCTACTCATCAATCATGtcacccagcctctgtgctcggATGGTTATGGGAAGCTATACAGCAGGACTCATGGGTTCTGTTTCTCAGGTATGTGCCTTGCTGCAACTCCATTTCTGTGGACCTAATGTCATCAGACATTTCTTCTGTGACATGCCCCAGCTGTTAAATCTATCCTGCATTGATACTCTTTTTGCACAGGTCCTTCTTGCTATATTAACAacgttgtttggtttttcaaatgCCTTAGCCATCATGATATCCTATGGCTATATTATTTTGTCCATCATGAAGATCACTTCAGCTAAGGGCAGGTCCAAGGCCTTCAACACTTGTGCTTCTCACCTGACAGCTGTTTCCCTATTCTACACCTCTAGTGTCTTTGTCTATTTGAGTTCCAGTTCTGGTGGCTCCTCCAGCTTTGACAGATTTGCATCTGTCTTCTATACTGTGATGATTCCCATGTTAAATCCTTTGGTTTACAGTCTGAGGAACAAGGAAATCAGAGATGCTGTAAAGAGACTACAGAGGAAGATGAGGGGCTGCTAA